A portion of the Punica granatum isolate Tunisia-2019 chromosome 7, ASM765513v2, whole genome shotgun sequence genome contains these proteins:
- the LOC116214068 gene encoding sodium/calcium exchanger NCL-like yields MAMKVPLFLLPLLLILLLLSDAAVVHSSRPVFESQLSDPISDGVTPHGPRNPPFLELLRPAASGYSSSESCEETYGFMPCTSTWLGNLFLILVYGYLMYLAATFLSGGSELLLEILGPGIVGGLFLPMLGALPDAMLILVSGLSGSTETAQSQVSVGMGLLAGSTVMLITVIWGTCVVVGKCDIENSVALDKQDTRGLNLTGSGVSTDIWTSYAAGIMVISVVPFIIVQVPQILGSTSGRHLAVLIALIASLFLLVAYCLYQVFQPWIQRRKLAYVEHKHVIFGFLRHIRKRALGKLLTDDGELDKEMVEKLFRTIDENGDGYLNAAELKALVLGIHFEELDLDEEDALTKIMKDFDTSNDYQLDRREFVEGISKWLNRAKMAGAASGLRNYGTMKFLDFVHHQTKREHQQLRMDDQSEEDAEGIENPKRTTLKAVLLLTLGTVIAAIFADPLVDAVDNFSDATSIPTFFISFIALPLATNSSEAVSAIIFATRKKQKTSSLTFSELYGAVTMNNVLCLSVFLAIVYIRGLTWDFSAEVLIILIICIVMGTFGSFRTTFPLWTSLIAFALYPFSLALVYVLDYVLGWS; encoded by the exons ATGGCCATGAAAGTTCCCTTATTTCTCCTCCctctcctcctcatcctcctacTGCTGTCCGATGCCGCCGTCGTCCATTCCAGTCGCCCCGTCTTCGAGTCCCAGCTTTCTGATCCAATCTCCGATGGCGTCACCCCACATGGCCCGCGGAACCCGCCCTTCCTGGAGCTCCTCAGGCCGGCTGCCTCTGGTTACTCGTCGTCGGAGTCCTGCGAGGAGACCTACGGTTTTATGCCCTGCACCTCCACGTGGCTCGGGAACCTGTTCCTGATCCTAGTCTACGGCTACCTGATGTACTTGGCGGCTACGTTCCTGTCGGGCGGGAGCGAGCTCCTGCTGGAGATTCTGGGGCCCGGGATCGTCGGCGGCCTCTTCCTCCCCATGCTCGGTGCCCTCCCCGACGCCATGCTCATCCTCG TATCTGGACTCTCTGGAAGCACGGAGACCGCGCAGAGCCAGGTCTCTGTGGGTATGGGTTTACTGGCAGGATCAACTGTCATGCTTATAACTGTCATATGGGGAACTTGTGTTGTTGTAGGAAAATGCGATATTGAGAATTCAGTTGCATTAGATAAACAGGACACAAGAGGATTGAACTTAACAG GTTCTGGAGTTAGTACTGATATTTGGACGAGTTATGCTGCTGGGATCATGGTTATATCAGTCGTACCATTTATCATTGTTCAAGTCCCTCAGATCCTCGGTTCAACTTCGGGAAGGCACTTAGCTGTCTTGATTGCACTTATTGCCTCCCTCTTCTTGCTCGTTGCTTATTGCCTCTATCAG GTTTTTCAGCCTTGGATTCAGAGGCGAAAACTTGCTTATGTGGAGCACAAGCATGTCATATTTGGATTCTTAAGACATATAAGGAAGCGTGCTCTAGGAAAGCTTCTCACTGATGATGGTGAACTTGACAAGGAAATGGTGGAAAA GCTTTTTAGGACAATTGATGAGAACGGTGATGGATACTTGAATGCTGCAGAACTGAAAGCACTTGTCTTGGGGATCCATTTTGAAGAACTAGATTTGGACGAAGAAGATGCATTAACTAAGATAATGAAAGATTTCGATACCTCTAATGACTATCAACTTGATAGGCGTGAGTTTGTGGAAGGGATCTCTAAATGGCTCAACAGGGCAAAAATGGCAGGAGCTGCCTCTGGTTTGAGGAATTATGGCACGatgaaatttcttgatttcgtACACCAT CAAACAAAAAGGGAGCATCAGCAGCTGAGAATGGACGACCAAAGCGAAGAGGATGCTGAGGGAATCGAGAATCCCAAGCGGACAACCTTAAAAGCTGTTCTCTTGTTGACTCTTGGAACTGTTATTGCTGCAATTTTTGCTGATCCTCTCGTAGACGCGGTCGATAATTTCTCTGATGCCACAAGTATCccaactttcttcatctccttTATTGCCCTGCCTTTGGCCACAAACTCCAGTGAAGCTGTGTCAGCAATCATATTCGCTACCCGCAAAAAGCAGAAAACTTCCTCTCTGACATTTTCAGAG TTGTACGGGGCAGTGACGATGAATAACGTCCTCTGCTTATCAGTTTTCTTGGCTATTGTTTACATTAGAGGACTGACATGGGACTTCTCAGCCGAAGTTCTGATCATTTTGATCATCTGCATCGTGATGGGAACCTTCGGGAGCTTCCGAACTACTTTCCCTCTGTGGACATCTCTCATAGCCTTTGCACTGTATCCATTCTCCTTAGCTTTGGTCTATGTTCTCGATTATGTACTTGGTTGGTCATAG